The Providencia sp. PROV188 genome includes a region encoding these proteins:
- a CDS encoding Tex family protein — translation MNETLSQIIAAELQAQPKQVFSAITLLDEGNTVPFIARYRKEVTGGLDDTQLRQLESRLGYLRELNDRKQTILKSIDEQGKLTPELASAINTTLNKTELEDLYLPYKPKRRTRGQIAIEAGLEPLADTLWNDPSQSPDTLAQSYVDADKGVADPKAALDGARYILMERFAEDATLLAKVRDYIWKNAHIVSVVADGKQTEGVKFSDYFDHHEPVAQVPSHRALAMFRGRNEGVLQLSLNCDPQFEEPPKESYCEEIITRHLDVRLNNAPADQWRKAVISWTWRVKVLLHLETEIMSTLREKAEEEAINVFARNLSDLLMAAPAGMRATMGLDPGLRTGVKVAVVDATGKVMATDTIYPHTGQAAKAAAIVAALCQKYHVELVAIGNGTASRETERFFAEVQKQFPDVTAQKVIVSEAGASVYSASELAALEFPDLDVSLRGAVSIARRLQDPLAELVKIDPKSIGVGQYQHDVSQTQLARKLDAVVEDCVNSVGVDLNTASVALLTRVAGLSKMIAQNVVDWRDANGQFNDRKQLLKVARLGPKAFEQCAGFLRITNGDNPLDASTVHPEAYPIVEKILEAVRQPLKEIMGNSQVLNGLSPREFTTEQFGVPTVTDIIKELEKPGRDPRPEFKTATFADGVETMNDLTPGMILEGAVTNVTNFGAFVDIGVHQDGLVHISSLSNSYVEDPHKVVKTGDIVKVKVLDVDIARKRIALTMRLDEQAGEGNSAPRSAAPAQDRNTRKAPASRGNARGNSSSSSASSNSAMSDALAAAFGKKR, via the coding sequence ATGAATGAAACTCTAAGCCAAATTATTGCGGCCGAACTACAAGCCCAACCAAAACAGGTGTTTTCAGCCATTACATTATTGGATGAAGGCAATACCGTCCCATTTATCGCCCGCTACCGTAAAGAGGTTACGGGGGGATTGGATGACACTCAGCTACGTCAGCTAGAGAGCCGTTTAGGGTATTTGAGAGAGTTAAACGACCGTAAGCAAACCATTCTAAAATCCATTGATGAACAAGGTAAGCTTACTCCAGAACTCGCTTCTGCTATCAATACAACGCTGAATAAAACCGAACTCGAAGATCTTTACCTCCCTTACAAACCAAAGCGCCGTACTCGTGGGCAAATTGCTATCGAAGCGGGCTTAGAACCCTTAGCGGATACGCTGTGGAACGATCCAAGCCAGTCACCGGATACACTTGCACAAAGCTATGTTGACGCAGATAAAGGCGTTGCGGATCCCAAAGCCGCTTTAGATGGTGCTCGCTACATTTTAATGGAGCGTTTCGCCGAAGATGCTACCTTATTAGCGAAAGTTCGCGACTATATTTGGAAGAATGCGCACATTGTTTCTGTTGTTGCTGATGGCAAACAGACTGAGGGTGTAAAATTTAGCGACTATTTTGATCACCATGAACCCGTTGCTCAAGTTCCTTCACACCGCGCTTTGGCCATGTTCCGTGGTCGCAATGAAGGTGTTTTGCAGTTATCCCTCAACTGCGACCCTCAGTTTGAAGAGCCGCCAAAAGAGAGTTATTGCGAAGAAATTATTACTCGCCATTTAGATGTTCGTTTGAACAATGCCCCCGCTGACCAATGGCGTAAAGCTGTCATCAGTTGGACGTGGCGAGTCAAAGTGTTACTGCACCTAGAAACCGAAATCATGAGCACCCTGCGCGAGAAAGCGGAAGAAGAAGCAATTAACGTATTCGCCCGTAACCTCAGTGACTTATTGATGGCAGCTCCTGCGGGTATGCGTGCCACGATGGGTCTCGATCCGGGTTTACGTACAGGTGTCAAAGTCGCGGTCGTTGATGCGACGGGTAAAGTCATGGCGACAGATACCATTTACCCGCACACAGGCCAAGCTGCCAAAGCGGCTGCTATCGTTGCCGCATTATGCCAGAAATACCACGTTGAGCTGGTCGCGATTGGTAACGGAACTGCATCACGAGAAACCGAACGCTTCTTTGCTGAAGTGCAAAAACAGTTCCCTGACGTCACGGCGCAAAAAGTCATTGTCAGTGAAGCAGGCGCCTCTGTTTATTCCGCTTCTGAGCTGGCAGCATTAGAATTCCCTGATTTAGACGTATCTCTGCGTGGCGCGGTTTCTATTGCTCGTCGCTTACAAGACCCGCTGGCTGAACTGGTGAAAATCGACCCGAAATCTATTGGTGTCGGCCAATATCAGCATGATGTCAGCCAAACTCAGCTAGCCCGTAAGTTAGATGCAGTCGTTGAAGACTGCGTAAACTCCGTCGGCGTCGATTTAAATACCGCTTCCGTGGCACTACTTACCCGTGTTGCTGGCTTGAGCAAAATGATCGCGCAAAATGTTGTTGATTGGCGTGATGCGAATGGTCAATTCAATGACAGAAAACAGTTACTCAAGGTCGCTCGCTTAGGTCCGAAAGCCTTTGAACAGTGTGCGGGTTTCTTGCGTATCACCAATGGGGATAACCCACTGGACGCCTCAACGGTTCACCCGGAAGCCTACCCAATCGTTGAAAAAATCCTTGAAGCTGTACGTCAGCCACTCAAAGAGATCATGGGCAATTCACAGGTATTAAATGGCTTAAGCCCACGTGAATTTACCACCGAACAGTTTGGGGTTCCTACCGTCACAGACATCATCAAAGAGCTGGAAAAACCGGGCCGTGACCCACGCCCTGAGTTTAAAACGGCAACCTTTGCTGACGGCGTCGAAACGATGAATGACTTAACACCGGGAATGATCTTAGAAGGTGCAGTGACTAACGTCACTAATTTCGGGGCATTTGTGGATATTGGTGTTCATCAAGATGGCCTAGTGCATATTTCTTCCCTTTCAAACAGCTATGTTGAAGATCCTCACAAAGTCGTCAAAACGGGTGACATTGTGAAAGTCAAAGTGCTGGATGTGGATATTGCTCGTAAGCGTATTGCGCTCACTATGCGCTTAGATGAACAAGCGGGTGAAGGTAACAGCGCACCTCGCAGTGCGGCTCCAGCGCAAGATAGAAATACCCGCAAAGCCCCTGCTTCACGAGGGAATGCGCGAGGAAATTCATCATCTAGCTCTGCGTCTAGCAACAGTGCGATGAGTGATGCACTGGCTGCTGCTTTTGGTAAAAAGCGCTAA
- the greB gene encoding transcription elongation factor GreB, which yields MNKSLLITREGWDALDKELKYLWKEERPRVTQSVSEAAAQGDRSENAEYIYGKKRLREIDRRIRFLSKRLDQLRIVEPDPRQEGRVFFGAWVKLEDDNENIRIFRLVGADEFDPAKQWISIDSPVARALIGKQVDDEVVVTTPGGKVTYFVLEISYKPLIS from the coding sequence ATGAATAAGAGCCTTTTAATTACCCGTGAAGGATGGGACGCTTTAGACAAAGAACTTAAGTATCTTTGGAAAGAAGAGCGCCCTCGAGTGACGCAGTCTGTCTCTGAAGCCGCAGCCCAGGGGGATCGTTCCGAAAACGCAGAATATATCTACGGTAAAAAACGGTTGCGGGAAATAGACCGCCGTATTCGTTTTCTATCCAAAAGGTTGGATCAGCTTAGAATTGTTGAACCCGATCCTCGACAAGAGGGGCGTGTGTTTTTTGGCGCATGGGTTAAGCTTGAAGATGATAATGAAAATATCAGAATTTTCCGGTTAGTGGGGGCGGATGAATTTGATCCTGCTAAGCAGTGGATTTCTATCGATTCACCAGTCGCTCGCGCATTAATTGGCAAGCAGGTTGATGATGAAGTGGTCGTCACAACGCCGGGCGGAAAAGTCACCTATTTTGTGCTAGAGATTAGCTATAAACCATTAATCAGTTAA
- the ompR gene encoding osmolarity response regulator transcription factor OmpR, with product MQESYKVLVVDDDMRLRALLERYLTEQGFQVRSAANAEQMDRILTRESIHLIVLDLMLPGEDGLSICRRLRSQNNPIPIIMVTAKGEEVDRIVGLEIGADDYIPKPFNPRELLARIRAVLRRQANELPGAPSQDDAVITFGKFKLNLGTREMFQGEENMPLTSGEFAVLKVLVSYPREPLSRDKLMSLARGREYSAMERSIDVQISRLRRMIEEDPAHPRYIQTVWGLGYVFVPDGSKA from the coding sequence ATGCAGGAAAGTTATAAAGTTCTCGTCGTCGATGATGATATGCGTTTACGTGCTCTGCTTGAACGTTACCTCACCGAGCAGGGTTTTCAGGTAAGAAGTGCAGCGAATGCTGAACAGATGGACAGGATCCTAACACGGGAATCTATTCATTTAATCGTATTGGACTTGATGCTTCCTGGGGAAGATGGCTTATCTATTTGCCGTCGTTTACGTAGTCAAAATAACCCAATTCCAATCATTATGGTTACCGCGAAAGGCGAAGAAGTTGACCGTATTGTGGGCTTAGAAATTGGTGCGGATGACTATATCCCTAAACCGTTTAACCCTCGTGAACTGTTAGCGCGTATTCGTGCGGTGCTGCGTCGCCAAGCGAATGAGCTACCAGGTGCGCCATCGCAAGATGATGCCGTCATCACTTTTGGTAAATTCAAACTGAACCTCGGAACCCGTGAAATGTTCCAAGGCGAAGAGAATATGCCATTAACCAGTGGTGAGTTTGCGGTGTTGAAAGTATTAGTTTCTTATCCACGCGAACCATTATCTCGTGACAAGCTGATGAGTTTGGCTCGAGGTCGTGAATACAGTGCGATGGAGCGTTCTATCGACGTTCAAATTTCACGTTTACGCCGTATGATTGAAGAAGATCCTGCGCACCCACGTTACATTCAAACCGTTTGGGGCTTAGGATACGTATTTGTTCCAGATGGAAGTAAAGCATGA
- the envZ gene encoding two-component system sensor histidine kinase EnvZ, translating to MKRLRFSRRSTFSRSLFLFVALLFASLVTSYMVVLNFVVMPSLQQFNKVLAYEVRTLMTEKMVLQDGTSVRVSPALRKKIYNELGITFYAHSAAMEEGLNWAKEYDFLSENMSEYLGGKASVHLELGREYPILWLTSYLAPDIWVRVPLTEIGQNQFSQVFRYTLTVFLTIFAGVWLYIRYQNKPLLELEYHAGEVGKGHVMPPMQEKGATEVRAAIRSFNHMAAGIKSLENDRTVLMAGVSHDLRTPLTRIRLATEMMGPEDGYLAESINKDIEECDAIIGQFMSYLKTGQEMDMEFCDLNAILNEAVVAETNVVGEIETNLVPGPVMFNGNHLAIKRAITNMIVNAYRYGNGWIKVSSGKNEDYVWFQVEDDGAGIKEEDIQRLFQPFVQGEKARSNKGTGLGLAIIRRIIDAHEGNIEIHKSERGGFAIRALLPLKERED from the coding sequence ATGAAGCGACTGAGGTTCTCACGACGTAGTACATTTTCTCGCTCGTTATTTTTGTTTGTCGCACTCCTGTTCGCAAGCCTTGTGACCAGCTATATGGTTGTATTGAATTTTGTTGTGATGCCAAGCTTACAGCAGTTCAATAAAGTGCTTGCCTATGAAGTACGTACATTGATGACAGAGAAAATGGTTCTACAAGATGGAACCTCAGTGCGAGTTTCACCCGCATTACGTAAAAAAATCTACAATGAGCTCGGTATTACCTTTTACGCCCATTCAGCGGCGATGGAAGAGGGATTAAACTGGGCAAAAGAGTATGATTTTCTAAGTGAAAACATGTCGGAATACTTGGGTGGCAAGGCCAGTGTGCATCTGGAACTTGGGCGTGAGTATCCGATATTGTGGTTAACATCCTACCTAGCACCAGATATTTGGGTGCGCGTTCCGCTCACCGAAATCGGCCAAAATCAGTTTTCTCAAGTTTTCCGCTATACACTCACGGTCTTCCTCACGATTTTTGCGGGGGTTTGGCTCTATATTCGCTATCAAAACAAGCCATTATTAGAGCTGGAATATCACGCGGGTGAGGTCGGTAAGGGGCATGTTATGCCGCCGATGCAAGAGAAAGGTGCCACAGAGGTTCGCGCGGCTATTCGCTCGTTCAACCATATGGCGGCAGGGATAAAATCCCTCGAAAATGACCGCACTGTATTAATGGCAGGGGTCAGCCATGACCTTCGAACGCCACTAACCCGCATTCGTCTCGCAACGGAAATGATGGGACCAGAAGATGGCTATCTCGCTGAATCTATCAACAAAGATATTGAAGAGTGCGACGCAATCATCGGTCAATTCATGTCTTACCTGAAAACAGGGCAAGAAATGGATATGGAGTTTTGCGACCTTAACGCTATTCTCAACGAAGCTGTTGTTGCTGAAACCAACGTCGTGGGAGAGATTGAAACCAATTTAGTCCCAGGACCAGTGATGTTCAACGGTAACCATCTTGCCATCAAACGCGCAATTACCAACATGATAGTCAACGCTTATCGCTACGGAAATGGCTGGATCAAAGTCAGCAGTGGTAAAAATGAAGATTATGTTTGGTTCCAAGTTGAAGATGATGGCGCAGGGATCAAAGAAGAAGACATTCAACGCCTATTCCAGCCGTTCGTACAGGGTGAAAAAGCCCGTAGCAACAAAGGTACAGGGCTGGGACTCGCGATAATTCGCAGGATTATAGATGCTCACGAAGGGAATATTGAGATCCATAAAAGTGAGCGCGGCGGGTTTGCTATTCGGGCCTTGCTCCCTCTCAAAGAGCGCGAAGACTAA
- the pstS gene encoding phosphate ABC transporter substrate-binding protein PstS, which yields MKMMRTTLASVMAATLSLTAMSSFAATSLTGAGATFPAPVYAKWADTYQKETGNKINYQGIGSSGGVKQINAKTVDFGASDAPLTDEKLKEDGLFQFPTVIGGVVLAVNVKGIESNQLVLDGKTLGDIYLGKIAKWNDPAIAKLNPNVKLPDQNIAVVRRSDGSGTTFVFTSYLAKVSSNWKDEVGAGSTVNWPKNSVGGKGNDGVAAFVQRLPGSIGYVEYAYAKQNNLAYTKLVSADGQPVSPTGESFSAAAKKVDWSKSFAQDLTNREGANAWPITSTTFILVHKQQADAEKGKAVLDFFNWAYDKGGKQAEALDYAVLPQEVVTAVRAAWKTEVKDSQGKALF from the coding sequence ATGAAAATGATGCGTACCACACTAGCAAGCGTAATGGCAGCAACCTTATCTCTGACTGCAATGTCTTCTTTTGCTGCTACCAGCCTGACCGGAGCTGGCGCGACATTCCCTGCTCCTGTTTATGCGAAGTGGGCAGATACTTATCAGAAAGAAACAGGTAATAAAATTAACTATCAGGGGATCGGTTCTTCTGGTGGTGTAAAACAAATTAATGCAAAAACAGTTGATTTCGGTGCGTCTGATGCGCCATTGACTGATGAAAAACTCAAAGAAGACGGCTTATTCCAATTCCCAACCGTGATTGGTGGCGTGGTTTTAGCGGTAAACGTTAAAGGCATCGAATCTAATCAACTGGTTCTTGATGGTAAAACTCTGGGCGACATCTACTTAGGCAAAATTGCAAAATGGAATGACCCAGCCATCGCAAAACTGAATCCAAACGTAAAATTACCTGACCAAAACATCGCTGTAGTTCGCCGCTCTGATGGTTCTGGTACCACATTCGTCTTCACAAGCTACTTAGCAAAAGTTAGCTCAAACTGGAAAGATGAAGTGGGTGCAGGTTCAACGGTTAACTGGCCGAAAAACAGCGTAGGCGGTAAAGGTAACGACGGCGTTGCAGCCTTTGTTCAACGTCTGCCAGGCTCTATCGGTTATGTAGAATATGCTTACGCAAAACAGAATAATCTTGCGTATACTAAGCTGGTTTCTGCAGATGGTCAGCCAGTTTCACCAACAGGTGAAAGCTTCAGCGCAGCAGCGAAAAAAGTGGATTGGTCTAAATCATTTGCACAAGACCTGACTAACCGTGAAGGCGCTAACGCATGGCCAATTACCTCAACCACATTCATCTTAGTTCACAAGCAACAAGCGGATGCGGAGAAAGGTAAAGCGGTTCTTGATTTCTTCAACTGGGCTTACGACAAAGGCGGTAAACAAGCAGAAGCATTAGATTACGCTGTGTTACCTCAAGAAGTTGTGACCGCAGTACGTGCAGCATGGAAAACAGAAGTAAAAGATAGCCAAGGTAAAGCACTGTTCTAA
- the pstC gene encoding phosphate ABC transporter permease PstC: MAEKITAFKAPSKSGDVIFSALVKIAALITLLMLGGIIISLIFASWPSMQKFGFSFLWNKEWDAPAEQFGALVPIYGTIVTSLIALIIAVPVSFGIALFLTELAPNWLKRPLGIAIELLAAIPSIVYGMWGLFVFAPLFAEYFQEPVGNVMSSIPIVGELFTGPAFGIGILAAGIILAIMIIPYIASVMRDVFEQTPVMMKESAYGIGCTTWEVIWNIVLPYTRNGVIGGVMLGLGRALGETMAVTFVIGNTYQLDSPSLFMPGNSITSALANEFAEAESGLHTAALMELGLILFVITFIVLAISKLMVMRLAKNEGR; the protein is encoded by the coding sequence ATGGCCGAAAAAATAACGGCATTCAAAGCCCCTAGTAAATCGGGCGACGTGATTTTTAGTGCATTAGTCAAAATAGCAGCGCTAATCACTCTCCTCATGCTTGGTGGCATTATTATTTCCCTGATTTTCGCATCTTGGCCAAGTATGCAGAAATTCGGGTTTTCGTTTTTGTGGAATAAAGAGTGGGATGCGCCAGCAGAGCAGTTTGGTGCATTAGTGCCTATCTACGGCACCATCGTCACATCATTAATCGCTCTGATTATCGCCGTACCCGTGAGTTTTGGTATCGCATTATTCTTAACAGAGCTAGCGCCTAACTGGTTAAAACGCCCATTAGGTATTGCGATTGAGCTTCTCGCTGCAATCCCAAGTATTGTTTATGGTATGTGGGGACTGTTTGTCTTCGCTCCGTTATTTGCAGAATACTTCCAAGAACCAGTTGGTAATGTCATGTCGAGCATTCCAATTGTTGGCGAACTGTTCACTGGTCCTGCGTTTGGTATTGGTATTCTTGCGGCGGGTATTATCCTTGCCATTATGATCATTCCTTACATCGCCTCTGTAATGCGCGATGTATTTGAACAAACTCCTGTGATGATGAAAGAGTCAGCCTATGGAATTGGCTGTACTACATGGGAAGTGATTTGGAATATCGTTCTGCCTTATACCCGTAATGGGGTGATTGGTGGTGTGATGCTGGGGCTAGGTCGTGCATTGGGAGAAACCATGGCGGTCACCTTCGTCATCGGTAACACTTACCAGCTCGATAGCCCTTCACTGTTTATGCCGGGTAATAGTATTACCTCTGCGCTGGCGAACGAATTTGCTGAAGCGGAAAGTGGTTTACACACGGCGGCATTGATGGAACTTGGTTTAATTCTGTTTGTGATTACCTTCATCGTTCTGGCGATTTCCAAGCTGATGGTAATGCGCCTTGCTAAGAATGAGGGACGCTAA
- the pstA gene encoding phosphate ABC transporter permease PstA produces the protein MSISEPVVVNQKERARRQAWRRQVNRMALLVSMLTMAFGLFWLVWILFSTVTKGIDGMSLNLFTEMTPPPNTEGGGLANAIVGSGLLILWATVIGTPLGILAGIYLAEYGRKSWLASVTRFINDILLSAPSIVVGLFVYTIVVAQMQHFSGWAGVIALALLQIPIVIRTTENMLKLVPDSLREAAYALGTPKWKMILSITLKASVSGIITGILLAIARIAGETAPLLFTSLSNQFWSTDMNEPIANLPVTIFKFAMSPFSEWQQLAWAGVLLITLCVLLINIIARVVFAQKKH, from the coding sequence ATGTCGATTTCTGAACCTGTTGTAGTGAATCAAAAAGAGCGTGCACGCCGCCAAGCATGGCGCCGTCAAGTCAACAGAATGGCATTATTAGTCTCCATGCTGACGATGGCATTTGGTCTGTTCTGGTTAGTGTGGATTTTATTCTCCACGGTAACCAAAGGGATTGATGGTATGTCCCTCAATCTGTTTACTGAAATGACACCGCCGCCAAATACAGAAGGTGGTGGTTTGGCGAACGCCATTGTGGGAAGTGGATTGCTTATCTTGTGGGCGACCGTTATCGGAACACCATTAGGGATTTTAGCGGGTATCTACTTAGCGGAATATGGTCGCAAATCGTGGTTAGCTTCGGTGACGCGTTTTATTAACGACATTCTGTTATCTGCGCCTTCAATTGTGGTTGGTCTGTTTGTTTACACCATTGTGGTGGCTCAAATGCAGCATTTCTCGGGTTGGGCGGGGGTAATTGCACTTGCATTACTGCAAATCCCAATTGTTATTCGTACCACTGAGAACATGTTGAAGCTCGTGCCTGATAGCCTGCGTGAAGCGGCATATGCACTGGGCACACCAAAATGGAAAATGATTTTATCCATTACATTAAAAGCATCTGTATCTGGGATTATTACCGGTATTTTGCTGGCTATCGCGCGTATTGCGGGGGAAACCGCACCGCTGCTGTTTACGTCACTCTCGAACCAATTCTGGAGCACCGACATGAATGAGCCAATTGCTAACTTACCAGTGACTATCTTCAAATTTGCAATGAGTCCGTTCTCTGAATGGCAGCAATTAGCATGGGCAGGGGTTCTCCTAATCACCTTATGTGTCCTGTTAATCAATATCATTGCCCGTGTTGTGTTTGCACAGAAAAAACACTAA
- the pstB gene encoding phosphate ABC transporter ATP-binding protein PstB, with amino-acid sequence MINANDIANSKIKVRDLNFYYGKFHALKNISLDIEKNKVTAFIGPSGCGKSTLLRTFNKMYELYGEQRAEGEILLDGQNILTDKQDIALLRAKVGMVFQKPTPFPMSIYDNIAFGVRLFEKLSRVEMDERVQWALTKAALWNETKDKLHQSGYSLSGGQQQRLCIARGIAIRPEVLLLDEPCSALDPISTGRIEELISELKSEYTVVIVTHNMQQAARCSDYTAFMYLGELVEFNNTDKMFTTPEMKQTEDYITGRYG; translated from the coding sequence ATGATTAATGCAAACGATATTGCAAACAGTAAAATTAAAGTTCGTGACCTTAACTTCTACTATGGAAAGTTTCACGCGCTGAAGAATATCTCTTTAGACATTGAAAAGAACAAAGTGACTGCGTTTATCGGCCCATCAGGTTGTGGTAAATCCACGCTGCTGCGTACCTTCAACAAAATGTACGAACTGTATGGTGAGCAACGCGCAGAAGGCGAAATTTTACTGGATGGTCAAAACATCCTGACTGATAAACAAGACATCGCGTTATTACGTGCAAAAGTCGGTATGGTATTCCAAAAACCAACGCCATTCCCGATGTCTATCTATGACAATATCGCGTTCGGTGTGCGTTTGTTTGAAAAGCTGTCCCGCGTCGAAATGGACGAGCGTGTGCAGTGGGCGCTAACAAAAGCGGCACTGTGGAATGAAACCAAAGATAAACTTCACCAAAGCGGCTATAGCCTCTCTGGTGGTCAGCAACAGCGTCTGTGTATTGCGCGTGGTATCGCCATTCGCCCAGAAGTTCTGTTACTCGATGAGCCATGTTCTGCTCTGGACCCAATTTCAACGGGGCGTATTGAAGAGTTGATCAGCGAATTGAAATCAGAATATACCGTGGTGATCGTTACTCACAACATGCAACAAGCGGCGCGCTGCTCTGATTACACGGCATTTATGTACTTGGGTGAGTTGGTGGAATTTAATAACACTGACAAGATGTTTACCACCCCAGAAATGAAACAAACTGAAGATTATATTACTGGCCGCTACGGTTGA
- the phoU gene encoding phosphate signaling complex protein PhoU: protein MDTLNHNKHISGQFNAELEHIHTELMTMGGLVEEQLTKAITAMHNQDEALAREVIANDHKVNMMEVAIDEECVKIIAKRQPTASDLRLIMAISKTIAELERIGDVADKICQTALEKFSQQHQPLLVSLESLGRHTVQMLHDVLDAFARMDLEEAIRIYREDEKVDQEYEGIVRQLMTYMMEDPRTIPSVLTALFCARSIERIGDRCQNICEFIFYYVKGQDFRHVGGDSLEKMLTSSKDSNKE, encoded by the coding sequence ATGGATACGCTGAACCACAACAAACATATATCAGGGCAGTTCAACGCTGAACTGGAACATATCCATACTGAGTTGATGACCATGGGAGGGCTAGTTGAAGAGCAGCTCACCAAGGCTATCACTGCGATGCATAATCAGGATGAAGCCCTAGCGCGAGAAGTGATTGCCAATGACCATAAAGTCAACATGATGGAAGTGGCAATCGATGAAGAGTGCGTCAAAATCATCGCCAAGCGCCAGCCAACCGCGAGCGACTTGCGTTTGATTATGGCAATCTCAAAAACCATCGCTGAGCTGGAAAGAATCGGTGACGTCGCGGATAAAATCTGCCAAACCGCACTGGAAAAATTCTCTCAGCAGCACCAGCCATTGTTGGTGAGCTTGGAGTCATTAGGTCGCCATACCGTGCAAATGCTGCATGACGTGCTAGATGCTTTTGCGCGCATGGACTTGGAAGAAGCTATCCGTATTTATCGTGAAGATGAAAAGGTAGACCAAGAATACGAGGGGATTGTCCGTCAGTTAATGACGTATATGATGGAAGACCCGCGTACCATTCCAAGTGTTTTAACTGCGCTGTTCTGTGCTCGCTCCATTGAGCGTATCGGTGACCGTTGCCAGAACATTTGTGAATTTATTTTCTACTATGTTAAAGGGCAAGATTTCCGCCATGTAGGTGGAGACAGCCTTGAAAAAATGCTGACTAGCTCGAAAGACAGCAACAAAGAGTAA
- a CDS encoding ABC transporter substrate-binding protein, translated as MKARFLTSALLVAGLALTANVASADKLDDIKQAGVIRISVFDSNPPFGFIDPKTKKLAGYDIDIAQAIADDLGVKLELRPTNPANRIPLLTSGKVDLIGANFTITDERAKQVDFSIPDFATGQKFIARKGVLKTPEDIAPLRIGADKGTVQEVTLRERFPNTKVISYDDTPQAFAALRNGNVQAITQDDAKLVGLLGNLPEKVKADFEISPFSLTKEYQALGASKGETRLIENVNATLLKLEKEGKANEIYNRWFGPDTKAAQPRGEFKFAPLSEQPKS; from the coding sequence ATGAAAGCTCGTTTTCTTACTTCCGCACTTTTAGTTGCAGGTCTGGCGCTGACAGCGAATGTCGCTAGCGCAGATAAATTAGATGATATTAAACAAGCGGGAGTGATCCGCATTTCTGTTTTTGACAGTAATCCCCCATTCGGATTTATTGATCCTAAAACCAAGAAACTTGCTGGCTATGATATCGATATCGCCCAAGCGATTGCTGATGATCTTGGCGTGAAATTAGAGCTGCGTCCAACCAACCCAGCTAACCGCATTCCACTGTTAACATCCGGCAAAGTTGACCTGATTGGTGCCAACTTCACAATTACAGATGAACGTGCAAAACAGGTGGATTTCTCCATTCCTGACTTTGCAACAGGGCAAAAATTTATCGCGCGTAAAGGCGTACTGAAAACCCCTGAAGATATCGCTCCACTGCGTATTGGTGCAGACAAAGGAACTGTTCAGGAAGTGACTCTGCGCGAACGTTTCCCGAATACCAAAGTTATCTCTTACGACGATACCCCGCAAGCTTTCGCAGCGCTACGTAACGGTAACGTACAAGCGATCACCCAAGATGATGCGAAGCTGGTGGGCTTGCTTGGTAACTTGCCAGAAAAAGTGAAAGCAGACTTTGAAATTTCACCATTTAGCTTAACCAAAGAGTACCAAGCGCTAGGCGCGAGCAAAGGAGAAACGCGTTTAATTGAAAACGTGAATGCTACCTTGCTGAAACTGGAGAAAGAAGGCAAAGCGAACGAGATTTATAACCGTTGGTTTGGTCCAGACACCAAAGCGGCACAACCACGTGGTGAATTCAAATTTGCCCCATTGAGCGAGCAGCCTAAATCTTAA